The following are from one region of the Mycolicibacterium diernhoferi genome:
- the lsr2 gene encoding histone-like nucleoid-structuring protein Lsr2 → MAKKVTVTLVDDFDGEAAADETVEFALDGVSYEIDLSAKNATKLRNDLKQWVEAGRRVGGRRRGRSAGSGRGRAAIDREQSAAIREWARRNGHNVSTRGRIPAEVIDAFHAAT, encoded by the coding sequence ATGGCTAAAAAAGTAACCGTCACGCTGGTCGATGATTTTGACGGTGAAGCTGCGGCCGACGAGACCGTCGAATTTGCACTCGACGGCGTGAGCTATGAGATCGACCTTTCTGCAAAAAACGCGACGAAACTGCGCAACGATCTCAAGCAGTGGGTGGAAGCCGGTCGCCGGGTGGGCGGGCGCCGTCGTGGGCGTTCGGCCGGCTCGGGACGCGGCCGGGCGGCCATCGATCGTGAGCAGAGTGCGGCCATCCGGGAATGGGCCCGTCGTAACGGACACAATGTGTCCACCCGTGGTCGCATTCCGGCCGAGGTCATCGACGCTTTCCACGCCGCCACCTGA
- the lysS gene encoding lysine--tRNA ligase → MSSNDEPAAPPSDASDHDDTPEQYRIRQAKRERLIAEGRDPYPVQVARTHSLAELRAAYPELAADTQTGEMVGVAARVVFARNTGKLCFATLQDGDGTQLQLMISLAEVGQESLDAWKADVDLGDIVFAHGQVISSRRGELSVLADSWQIVSKALRPLPVAHKEMSEESRVRQRYVDLIVRPEARSIARQRIAVVRAVRSALERRGFLEVETPMLQTLPGGAAARPFVTHSNALDTDLYLRIAPELFLKRCLVGGFEKVFELNRNFRNEGADSTHSPEFAMLETYQAYGTYDDSAIVTRELIQEVADEALGTRQVELPDGSTYDFDGEWQTLEMYPSLSAALGEEITPDTTLERLLAIADRLGVEIPTDRGYGHGKLVEELWEHTVGETLWAPTFVRDFPVETSPLTRAHRSIPGVTEKWDLYVRKFELATGYSELIDPVVQRERFVAQAAAAAAGDDEAMRLDEDFLAALEYAMPPTTGTGMGIDRLLMALTGLTIRETVLFPIVRRHSH, encoded by the coding sequence GTGAGTTCTAATGACGAGCCAGCCGCGCCGCCGTCCGATGCATCTGATCATGACGACACCCCTGAGCAGTACCGGATCCGGCAGGCCAAGCGTGAGCGCTTGATCGCCGAGGGGCGCGACCCCTATCCGGTGCAGGTGGCACGCACCCATTCGCTGGCCGAACTGCGGGCCGCCTACCCCGAGCTGGCCGCTGACACCCAGACCGGCGAGATGGTCGGCGTCGCCGCCCGGGTGGTGTTCGCCCGCAACACCGGCAAGCTCTGCTTCGCCACCCTGCAGGACGGTGACGGCACCCAGTTGCAGCTGATGATCAGCCTCGCCGAGGTCGGCCAGGAGTCGCTGGACGCCTGGAAGGCCGACGTCGATCTCGGGGACATCGTCTTCGCGCACGGACAGGTCATCAGTTCCCGGCGCGGCGAATTGTCTGTGCTGGCCGATTCCTGGCAAATCGTCTCCAAGGCATTGCGCCCGCTTCCGGTCGCGCACAAGGAGATGAGCGAGGAATCGCGGGTTCGGCAGCGCTATGTGGACCTGATCGTGCGTCCCGAGGCGCGCTCCATCGCCCGGCAGCGCATCGCCGTGGTGCGGGCGGTGCGCTCGGCGCTGGAGCGGCGGGGTTTCCTCGAGGTCGAGACGCCGATGCTGCAGACCCTGCCCGGCGGCGCGGCTGCCAGGCCGTTCGTCACACACTCGAATGCGCTCGACACCGACCTCTATCTGCGTATCGCTCCGGAGTTGTTCCTCAAGCGCTGTCTGGTCGGCGGTTTCGAGAAGGTCTTCGAGTTGAATCGGAACTTTCGAAACGAAGGTGCGGATTCCACACATTCTCCGGAATTCGCGATGTTGGAGACTTATCAGGCTTACGGTACATACGACGATTCCGCCATCGTCACCCGTGAACTGATTCAGGAAGTCGCCGACGAAGCCCTGGGCACCCGTCAGGTGGAGTTGCCCGATGGCAGCACCTACGACTTCGACGGTGAATGGCAGACCCTGGAAATGTATCCGTCGTTGTCGGCGGCACTGGGGGAAGAGATCACCCCGGATACGACCCTGGAACGACTGCTGGCCATCGCCGATCGGCTCGGCGTCGAGATTCCCACCGACCGCGGTTATGGGCACGGGAAATTGGTCGAGGAACTGTGGGAGCACACGGTGGGCGAGACCTTGTGGGCGCCGACCTTCGTGCGTGACTTCCCGGTCGAGACGAGCCCGCTGACGCGCGCTCACCGCAGCATTCCGGGTGTCACCGAAAAGTGGGACCTCTATGTGCGGAAATTCGAATTGGCGACCGGTTACTCCGAGTTGATCGATCCCGTGGTGCAGCGCGAACGTTTCGTCGCCCAGGCCGCTGCGGCCGCCGCCGGCGATGACGAGGCAATGCGCCTGGACGAGGATTTTCTTGCCGCGTTGGAGTATGCGATGCCGCCCACCACGGGTACCGGAATGGGAATTGACCGCCTGCTCATGGCATTGACGGGACTGACGATTAGGGAGACCGTTTTGTTCCCGATTGTGCGCAGACACTCACATTGA
- a CDS encoding type III pantothenate kinase, with amino-acid sequence MLLAIDVRNTHTVVGLIAGSGDHAKVVQNWRIRTESEVTADELALTIDGLIGEDTEQLTGAAALSTVPSVLHEIRLMLEQYWPAVPHVLIEPGVRTGIPLLVDNPKEVGADRIINCLAAFHKYKAPAIVVDFGSSICVDVVSAKGEFLGGAIAPGVQVSSDAAAARSAALRRVELTRPRSVIGKNTVECMQAGAVFGFASLVDGLVERIRADVAGFGGSDVAVVATGNSAPLVLPDLRTVEHYEQHLTLEGLRLVFERNRDNQRGRR; translated from the coding sequence ATGCTGCTTGCAATAGACGTCCGCAACACGCACACCGTCGTCGGGCTCATCGCCGGATCCGGAGACCACGCCAAGGTGGTGCAGAACTGGCGGATCCGCACCGAATCCGAGGTCACCGCAGACGAACTCGCGCTGACCATCGACGGACTGATCGGTGAGGACACCGAACAGCTGACCGGTGCCGCGGCACTGTCCACGGTTCCCTCGGTGCTGCACGAGATCCGGTTGATGCTGGAGCAGTACTGGCCGGCGGTGCCGCATGTGCTCATCGAGCCCGGGGTCCGGACCGGCATCCCGCTGCTGGTGGACAACCCGAAGGAAGTGGGTGCCGACCGGATCATCAACTGCCTGGCCGCTTTCCACAAGTACAAGGCCCCGGCCATCGTGGTCGACTTCGGCTCGTCGATCTGCGTGGACGTGGTGTCGGCCAAGGGCGAGTTCCTCGGCGGGGCCATCGCGCCGGGTGTACAGGTGTCTTCCGATGCCGCCGCCGCGAGATCCGCGGCGCTGCGCCGGGTCGAGCTGACCCGCCCGCGGTCGGTGATCGGCAAGAACACCGTGGAGTGCATGCAGGCCGGTGCGGTGTTCGGTTTCGCCTCGTTGGTGGATGGGCTGGTCGAACGCATCCGCGCCGATGTCGCCGGTTTCGGTGGCAGTGACGTCGCCGTCGTCGCCACCGGCAACTCCGCTCCGCTGGTGCTGCCCGACCTGCGCACCGTCGAGCACTACGAGCAGCACCTGACGCTGGAGGGGCTGCGGCTGGTGTTCGAACGCAACCGCGACAACCAGCGCGGGCGCCGCTGA
- the panD gene encoding aspartate 1-decarboxylase, protein MIRTMLKSKIHRATVTQADLHYVGSVTIDADLMDAADLLEGEQVTIVDIDNGNRLVTYAITGERGSGVIGINGAAAHLVHPGDLVILIAYAAMQDAQAREYQPRIVFVDNANRQIDLGEHAHDPAYVPADASGLMSPR, encoded by the coding sequence ATGATACGGACGATGCTCAAGTCCAAGATCCATCGTGCCACCGTCACCCAGGCGGATCTGCACTATGTGGGTTCGGTGACCATCGACGCCGATCTGATGGACGCGGCGGATCTACTGGAGGGCGAGCAGGTCACCATCGTCGACATCGACAACGGGAACCGGCTGGTGACCTACGCCATCACCGGTGAGCGCGGTAGCGGCGTCATCGGGATCAACGGCGCCGCAGCGCATCTGGTGCACCCCGGCGATCTGGTCATCCTGATCGCCTACGCCGCCATGCAGGACGCGCAGGCGCGCGAGTACCAGCCCAGGATCGTGTTCGTCGACAACGCCAACCGGCAGATCGACCTGGGCGAGCACGCCCATGACCCCGCGTACGTGCCGGCGGATGCGTCCGGCCTGATGTCGCCGCGCTGA
- the panC gene encoding pantoate--beta-alanine ligase — protein MTERKKPTFTAGELNVYRRPADVADVTRALRGAGRRVMLVPTMGALHEGHLTLIRKARQVPGSAVVVSIFVNPLQFGAGEDLDAYPRTLDEDLAALRAEGVDIAFTPTANDMYPTGPRTTVQPGPLGEELEGASRPTHFAGMLTVVCKLLQIVAPDRAFFGEKDYQQLVLIRQMADDLNLDTRIVAVPIVREADGLAMSSRNRYLDAVQREQALAIPSALLAGVYAAGEGASAALDAARAVLDEVPDIGVDYLEVRNNWLGPAPETGRARMLVAARLGSTRLLDNIAIDIGVPSGPGPDVPFDGHELPWRN, from the coding sequence GTGACCGAACGCAAGAAGCCGACCTTCACCGCGGGTGAGCTCAACGTCTACCGCAGGCCCGCCGATGTCGCCGACGTGACCCGGGCGCTGCGGGGCGCAGGCCGGCGGGTGATGCTGGTGCCGACCATGGGCGCCCTGCACGAGGGGCATCTGACCCTCATCCGCAAGGCCCGGCAGGTGCCGGGGTCGGCCGTGGTGGTGTCCATCTTCGTCAACCCGTTGCAGTTCGGCGCCGGGGAGGATCTCGACGCCTACCCGCGCACCCTCGACGAGGACCTGGCGGCGCTGCGGGCCGAGGGCGTCGACATCGCGTTCACCCCCACCGCGAACGACATGTACCCGACCGGGCCGCGCACCACCGTGCAGCCGGGTCCGCTCGGAGAGGAACTCGAAGGAGCTTCGCGGCCAACGCATTTCGCTGGAATGCTGACCGTCGTGTGCAAGCTGCTCCAGATCGTCGCGCCGGACCGGGCGTTCTTCGGGGAGAAGGACTACCAGCAGCTGGTGCTGATCCGGCAGATGGCCGACGACCTCAATCTGGACACCCGCATCGTCGCGGTGCCGATCGTCCGCGAGGCTGACGGGCTGGCCATGTCCTCGCGCAACCGTTACCTCGACGCGGTGCAGCGCGAGCAGGCGCTCGCCATCCCGTCGGCGCTGCTGGCCGGCGTGTACGCGGCGGGGGAGGGGGCGTCGGCCGCGCTGGACGCCGCCCGCGCCGTGCTCGACGAGGTGCCCGATATCGGCGTCGACTACCTGGAGGTCCGGAACAACTGGCTCGGGCCCGCACCGGAGACCGGCAGGGCCCGGATGCTGGTGGCCGCCCGGCTCGGCAGCACCCGGCTGCTGGACAACATCGCCATCGACATCGGCGTGCCCTCGGGCCCGGGGCCGGATGTCCCGTTCGACGGACACGAATTGCCCTGGAGGAACTGA
- a CDS encoding Rossmann-like and DUF2520 domain-containing protein, which yields MVDGLRPARLTVGIISAGRVGTALGVALERCEHVVVACSAISNESRLRAARRLPDTAVLPVQEVAGRAELLVLAVPDAELGALVSGLAATGAVRPGAIVVHTSGINGIGVLEPLTAQGCIPLAIHPAMTFTGADEDIDRLSDACFGVTAADEIGYAIGQSLVLEIGGEPFRVREDARALYHAALAHAGNHVTTVVLDAVEALRAALRGQELLGQELIVDAPGGLAERIVAPLARASLENALQRGQAALTGPVARGDADSLGRHLQALSETDPELAQAYRANSLRTAERAHAPEEVFEVLQTNGTGQP from the coding sequence ATGGTCGACGGACTCCGTCCAGCTCGCCTCACCGTCGGCATCATCTCCGCCGGCCGGGTGGGCACCGCGCTCGGCGTGGCGCTCGAGCGTTGCGAGCACGTCGTCGTGGCGTGCAGCGCGATCTCCAACGAATCCCGGCTGCGTGCCGCCCGCCGGCTGCCCGACACCGCGGTGCTCCCGGTCCAGGAGGTCGCCGGGCGCGCCGAGTTGCTGGTGCTCGCGGTCCCCGACGCCGAACTCGGCGCCCTGGTCTCCGGGCTGGCCGCGACCGGCGCGGTCCGTCCCGGTGCGATCGTCGTGCACACCTCGGGTATCAACGGGATCGGCGTCCTGGAGCCGCTGACCGCCCAGGGCTGCATCCCGCTGGCGATCCACCCGGCCATGACGTTCACCGGCGCCGACGAGGACATCGACCGGCTGTCCGACGCCTGCTTCGGGGTGACGGCCGCCGACGAGATCGGCTACGCGATCGGGCAGTCGCTGGTGCTGGAGATCGGCGGCGAGCCGTTCCGGGTCCGCGAGGACGCCCGCGCGCTGTACCACGCCGCACTCGCGCATGCCGGAAACCACGTCACGACGGTCGTCCTCGATGCCGTCGAGGCGCTGCGGGCCGCGCTGCGCGGGCAGGAACTACTCGGCCAGGAACTGATCGTCGACGCACCGGGTGGGCTGGCCGAACGGATCGTCGCGCCGCTGGCACGGGCGTCGCTGGAGAATGCCCTGCAGCGTGGGCAGGCGGCCCTGACCGGCCCGGTGGCTCGCGGTGACGCCGACTCGCTCGGTAGGCATCTGCAGGCCCTGAGTGAAACCGATCCCGAACTGGCGCAAGCCTATCGGGCGAATTCGCTGCGCACCGCCGAGCGTGCGCACGCACCGGAGGAAGTATTCGAAGTGCTCCAGACGAATGGGACAGGCCAACCGTGA
- a CDS encoding DUF6779 domain-containing protein has protein sequence MTDPSRGVRVRRVNRRPGWVLLTVLLVLAIVASTVLVFTNRVELLKLAVVLSLWAAVAAAFVSFIYRRQSDLDQAKVRDLKYVYDLQLDREISARREYELAVEAQLRRDLSAELRAQAADEVAALRAELAALRTSLEILFDTDLEARPALETDRPAGRVIASRVDTPVRAEAEPRTEESPIIDVPAEPQPPEFRWTPSEPVELFGGAHRRPSETEDPAPWQQRRAESPPPPAPPPPPTTPPPSQWAPPPAPAPTPPVAPTPPVSPPQPVPEPPAPEVEPDRRGRHYSSEAEQTGTPRRARHAVPGEPEPAPPRRWRAAPEEAPAGPVAQSRHRGADEPQGPDEEPEAESGQHAGGQPVSELLSRLQATPTTGGRRRRREE, from the coding sequence ATGACCGATCCGTCCCGCGGCGTGCGCGTTCGACGCGTCAACCGCAGGCCGGGTTGGGTCCTGCTGACGGTGTTGCTGGTGCTGGCCATCGTCGCCAGCACGGTGCTGGTCTTCACCAATCGGGTCGAACTGCTCAAGTTGGCTGTGGTGCTGTCGTTGTGGGCAGCCGTCGCCGCGGCCTTCGTATCGTTCATCTACCGGCGCCAGAGCGATCTCGACCAGGCCAAGGTGCGCGACCTCAAGTACGTCTACGACCTCCAGCTCGACCGCGAGATCTCCGCGCGCCGGGAGTACGAGTTGGCGGTGGAGGCGCAACTGCGCCGGGACCTCTCAGCCGAACTGCGCGCCCAGGCGGCCGACGAGGTCGCCGCGCTGCGGGCCGAACTCGCGGCGCTGCGCACCAGTCTGGAGATCCTGTTCGACACCGACCTGGAGGCGCGCCCCGCACTGGAGACGGACCGCCCTGCGGGCCGGGTGATCGCCAGCCGGGTCGACACACCGGTGCGAGCGGAGGCCGAGCCGCGGACCGAGGAAAGCCCGATCATCGACGTGCCCGCCGAACCGCAGCCACCGGAGTTCAGATGGACGCCCTCGGAACCGGTGGAGCTGTTCGGTGGCGCGCACCGGCGGCCGTCGGAAACCGAGGATCCCGCGCCGTGGCAGCAGCGCCGGGCCGAGAGCCCGCCTCCTCCCGCTCCACCGCCACCACCAACCACACCGCCACCGAGCCAGTGGGCCCCGCCGCCGGCCCCCGCACCGACACCACCAGTGGCACCGACACCACCGGTGTCGCCCCCGCAGCCTGTCCCCGAGCCGCCCGCGCCGGAGGTTGAGCCCGATCGCCGCGGCCGGCACTACAGCAGCGAGGCCGAACAGACCGGCACGCCGCGCCGGGCCCGGCACGCCGTGCCCGGCGAGCCCGAGCCGGCGCCCCCGCGCAGATGGCGTGCCGCCCCGGAGGAGGCGCCGGCGGGACCCGTGGCCCAGTCCCGGCACCGCGGCGCCGACGAACCGCAGGGCCCGGATGAGGAGCCGGAGGCCGAGAGCGGTCAGCACGCCGGTGGCCAGCCTGTCTCCGAACTGCTCTCGCGGCTGCAGGCGACGCCCACGACCGGTGGCCGGCGTCGACGCCGCGAGGAGTGA
- a CDS encoding DUF3180 domain-containing protein codes for MGPTRKRDLAAGTGVAAVVCYLLVTFTYRWFPPITVWTGVSLAAVAIAEAVWGHLIRTRIAEGQIGIGAGRLHPLAVARSVVIAKASAWVGAVVLGWWIGVLGYLLPRRHSMRVAEQDTAGAAVAALCALALLAAGLWLQHCCKSPEDRDEDQDRLGAAPE; via the coding sequence ATGGGGCCGACCCGAAAGCGCGACCTCGCGGCGGGGACGGGTGTCGCGGCCGTCGTCTGCTATCTGCTGGTCACCTTCACCTACCGGTGGTTCCCGCCGATCACGGTGTGGACCGGGGTGTCGCTGGCCGCGGTGGCGATCGCCGAGGCGGTCTGGGGGCACCTCATCCGCACCCGGATCGCCGAGGGGCAGATCGGCATCGGCGCGGGCCGGCTGCATCCGCTCGCGGTGGCCCGGTCCGTGGTCATCGCGAAGGCCTCGGCGTGGGTCGGTGCCGTGGTACTGGGTTGGTGGATCGGGGTTCTCGGCTATCTGCTGCCGCGCCGGCACAGCATGCGGGTGGCCGAGCAGGACACCGCCGGCGCGGCGGTCGCGGCGCTGTGCGCGCTGGCGTTACTGGCCGCCGGACTGTGGTTGCAGCATTGCTGCAAGTCGCCCGAGGACCGCGATGAGGACCAGGATCGGCTCGGTGCGGCACCCGAGTAG
- the folK gene encoding 2-amino-4-hydroxy-6-hydroxymethyldihydropteridine diphosphokinase, translated as MSTAVLSIGSNLGDRLAHLQSVVTGMAEAGARIVAVSPVYETDAWGGVEQGAFLNAVLIADDPSCDGHGWLRRGQRLEAAADRVREVHWGPRTLDVDVISCRDGATEIRSDDPELRLPHPFAQQRAFVLVPWLAADPGAQLSGRPVADLLDQLDAQERAGVRRTDLALEP; from the coding sequence GTGAGCACCGCGGTGCTGTCCATCGGGTCCAATCTGGGCGACCGGCTGGCCCATCTGCAGTCCGTGGTCACCGGGATGGCCGAGGCGGGCGCCCGCATCGTGGCGGTCTCCCCGGTATATGAGACCGACGCCTGGGGCGGGGTCGAGCAGGGGGCCTTCCTCAACGCCGTGCTGATCGCCGACGACCCATCCTGCGACGGCCACGGCTGGCTGCGCCGCGGTCAGCGACTGGAGGCCGCGGCCGACCGGGTGCGTGAGGTGCACTGGGGTCCACGCACTCTCGACGTCGACGTGATCAGCTGCCGCGACGGCGCCACCGAGATACGTTCCGATGACCCCGAACTCAGGCTGCCCCATCCGTTCGCGCAGCAGCGGGCCTTCGTGCTGGTGCCCTGGCTGGCCGCCGACCCCGGCGCGCAACTGTCCGGCCGACCGGTGGCCGACCTGCTGGATCAGCTCGACGCGCAGGAACGCGCCGGCGTGCGGCGCACCGACCTGGCCTTGGAGCCCTGA
- the folB gene encoding dihydroneopterin aldolase, with protein MADRIELRGLTVRGNHGVFEHERRDGQDFIVDVTVWIDLAAAAASDDLADTLDYGTLATRAAAIVGGPARDLIETVAAEIAEDVMTDERVHAVEVVVHKPSAPIPLTFTDVAVVARRSRRGGRGAAP; from the coding sequence GTGGCTGACCGAATCGAACTGCGCGGCTTGACCGTTCGGGGTAACCACGGCGTCTTCGAGCATGAACGCCGGGACGGCCAGGACTTCATCGTCGATGTGACGGTGTGGATCGACCTCGCCGCGGCGGCCGCCTCCGACGACCTCGCCGACACCCTGGACTACGGCACCCTGGCCACCCGGGCGGCGGCGATCGTCGGCGGACCGGCCCGCGACCTCATCGAGACGGTGGCCGCCGAGATCGCCGAGGATGTGATGACCGACGAGCGGGTGCACGCGGTCGAGGTCGTCGTGCACAAGCCCAGCGCCCCCATTCCGTTGACGTTCACCGACGTTGCGGTGGTGGCCCGCCGGTCCCGCCGCGGTGGTCGGGGGGCGGCGCCGTGA
- the folP gene encoding dihydropteroate synthase gives MGVVNVTEDSFSDGGLFLDRDRAVARALELAAAGATIIDVGGESTRPGATRVDPQIESARVRPVIADLAAEGLTVSIDTMHSSVASAALESGAQIVNDVSGGLADPNMAAVLADAGVPWVLMHWRSVRADAPHQVPSYTDVVAEVRAELLRSVDDAVAAGVDPAKVIIDPGLGFAKTAQHNWQLLQALPAFVDTGFPVLVGASRKRFLGSLLAGADGEMRPADGRETATAVISALAAQQGAWGVRVHDVRASVDAIKVVQSWTQGRQAGG, from the coding sequence ATGGGTGTCGTGAACGTCACCGAGGACTCGTTCTCCGATGGCGGGCTGTTTCTGGATCGCGACCGTGCCGTCGCGCGGGCGCTGGAGCTGGCGGCCGCGGGCGCGACCATCATCGACGTCGGCGGTGAGTCGACGCGCCCCGGTGCCACCCGGGTGGACCCGCAGATCGAGAGCGCCCGGGTGCGGCCGGTGATCGCCGACCTCGCCGCGGAGGGGCTCACCGTCAGCATCGACACCATGCACTCCTCGGTGGCCAGTGCCGCGCTGGAGAGCGGAGCCCAGATCGTCAACGACGTGTCCGGCGGTCTGGCGGACCCGAACATGGCCGCGGTGCTGGCCGATGCGGGCGTGCCGTGGGTGCTGATGCACTGGCGGTCCGTCCGCGCCGACGCCCCGCACCAGGTGCCCTCCTACACCGACGTGGTGGCCGAGGTCCGGGCGGAACTGCTGCGCAGCGTGGACGACGCCGTCGCGGCCGGTGTCGACCCGGCGAAGGTGATCATCGACCCCGGTCTGGGGTTCGCCAAGACCGCACAACACAATTGGCAGCTGCTGCAGGCGCTGCCGGCCTTCGTGGACACCGGTTTCCCGGTGCTGGTCGGGGCGTCGCGCAAGCGCTTCCTCGGGTCGCTGTTGGCCGGTGCGGACGGCGAGATGCGCCCGGCCGACGGGCGGGAGACCGCGACGGCGGTGATCTCGGCGCTGGCGGCCCAGCAGGGCGCATGGGGCGTGCGGGTGCACGATGTAAGGGCATCGGTGGACGCGATCAAGGTGGTCCAGTCGTGGACTCAGGGAAGGCAGGCCGGTGGCTGA
- the folE gene encoding GTP cyclohydrolase I FolE has translation MTTSGNNLAETTAFTPVNFDQARAEAAVRELLIAVGEDPDRHGLVDTPARVARAYKEIFGGLYTDPDAVLNTTFDEQHDELVLVKEIPMYSTCEHHLVSFHGVAHVGYIPGLDGRVTGLSKIARLVDLYAKRPQVQERLTAQIADALMRKLDPRGVIVVVEAEHLCMAMRGVRKPGAITTTSAVRGQFKTDKASRSEALELILRR, from the coding sequence ATGACGACGTCGGGAAACAACCTCGCCGAGACGACGGCGTTCACTCCGGTGAACTTCGATCAGGCTCGGGCCGAGGCTGCCGTCCGAGAGCTGCTGATCGCGGTCGGAGAGGACCCGGACCGGCACGGTCTGGTGGACACCCCCGCCCGGGTGGCCCGCGCCTACAAGGAGATCTTCGGCGGCCTGTACACCGACCCGGACGCGGTGCTCAACACCACCTTCGACGAGCAGCATGACGAACTGGTGCTGGTCAAGGAAATCCCGATGTACTCCACCTGCGAGCACCACCTGGTGTCCTTCCACGGGGTCGCCCACGTCGGGTACATCCCCGGGCTGGACGGCCGGGTGACCGGACTGTCCAAGATCGCCCGGCTCGTCGACCTGTACGCCAAGCGCCCCCAGGTGCAGGAGCGTCTGACCGCGCAGATCGCCGACGCCCTGATGCGCAAGCTCGACCCGCGCGGGGTCATCGTCGTCGTCGAGGCCGAGCACCTGTGTATGGCGATGCGCGGTGTGCGCAAGCCCGGCGCGATCACCACCACCTCCGCGGTGCGCGGACAGTTCAAGACCGACAAGGCATCGCGGTCCGAGGCGCTGGAACTGATCCTCCGGCGGTGA